From Suncus etruscus isolate mSunEtr1 chromosome 6, mSunEtr1.pri.cur, whole genome shotgun sequence, one genomic window encodes:
- the TTC34 gene encoding tetratricopeptide repeat protein 34, with protein sequence MLAQELGACLCLEGDRHLARAEPPLATAFFLAAFSCHAPSAVGHVQALPEDQGAAVLGVLEAWSRGLSPIPAVHWDDMAVVSLTGAQASAFLASLCPEHPAAALHGLVMLLARGQVADAEGRCSALLDAGCPLRLELQLTRALARLLSGTRRATGLADYLQAFAVSGDRVLGFIRTHQQPHLPLLFHALHEHLLEHPEATDSTHCQRLLAALDDTGRWSEALSPEALLHAGRFEACQEACGRALEPQQTGGGPRGERLAALLVTRAAATFLLDRGAQDTLGDLHWAFRESPAGARRQLETLLSAGDRERLRALAEDAAAAGFSRFQEAVRRRPELRRDSGREVLAPVARALRVLLRLAPRASRPALGARLAECLLLGGDPAGARAWCERLLRPGRGGGPAGERAGLLALRGFCALHAGDTGRAREDFQAVVAQGLPHPGGCVRALCGRGLLRVLDGRAFLGTLDYVTACRLLPDATLLAAKALVPWNQRGLLLTVLREEARAMLRRAPPAGCRSPDAQEGDAQGVLELASLLLELDVEDEGSRLLVADALYGLGRLEEAHKALLLAQARRPLAAPVLARLALLQLRRGFSYDAHQLVKKLVQSGRTACLRPTLDVFRLEDRQLLQSHCHARALATLRAPPGATQEQTRLREAVAYLSLAIFAAGGSCPPPHDAQAPQGTQVSESLLARAHCYALLGQRKTALLDFNSALRAEPGSVAALCGRGVLHLGLGQQQEAVDDILCALKLDQRATVPELRSLKPAAQALLTQTLSSCCRALLYQGQAPGTPLSPDDLHGLQAAGEALIALDSTRCSGHILLVDVLTASGSYEEAGAHLQAALHPCPPSEAARARRGLLQLKKGDVEAAARDLQCLAETDPGDLGFLLRLLSTEEKQSLAQAAVQEAGSLLQSGQPGRALSHCSLAVLASGAQAGHLRLRAACLAELQDFDRALGDLDLVLQEGSRAGDTSTRAEDFCNQGRVLLGLRDEVGAAGAFCQALQLAPLEAQNSLGERPGRATTTRLLLNWGQQCLEEQRLAEAWAATEGGLAVDPTHPSLKGLRARVRREATSGCRLH encoded by the exons ATGCTGGCCCAGGAGCTCGGCGCCTGCCTGTGCCTTGAAGGGGACCGTCACCTGGCCCGGGCCGAGCCCCCGCTGGCCACCGCCTTCTTCCTGGCTGCCTTCAGCTGCCATGCCCCGTCGGCTGTGGGTCACGTCCAGGCTCTGCCCGAGGACCAGGGGGCGGCCGTGCTGGGGGTGCTCGAGGCCTGGAGCCGCGGGCTGAGCCCCATCCCTGCGGTGCACTGGGACGACATGGCCGTGGTGTCGCTGACAGGAGCCCAGGCCTCCGCCTTCCTTGCCAGCCTGTGCCCGGAGCACCCAGCCGCCGCCCTGCATGGCCTGGTCATGCTGCTGGCACGCGGGCAGGTGGCGGACGCCGAAGGGCGCTGCAGTGCCCTGCTGGATGCCGGCTGCCCACTCCGCCTGGAGTTGCAGCTCACCCGCGCCCTGGCCCGGCTGCTGTCGGGGACCCGTCGGGCGACAGGCCTGGCCGACTACCTGCAGGCCTTCGCGGTCAGTGGCGACCGGGTCTTGGGCTTCATCCGCACCCACCAGCAGCCCCACCTGCCGCTACTTTTCCATGCCCTCCATGAGCACCTCTTAGAACACCCTGAGGCCACAGACAGCACCCACTGCCAGAGGCTGCTGGCCGCCTTGGACGACACAGGCCGCTGGAGCGAAGCCCTGTCCCCTGAAGCCCTGCTCCATGCAGGCAGGTTCGAAGCCTGCCAAGAGGCTTGTGGCCGTGCCCTGGAGCCCCAGCAGACAGGCGGCGGGCCCCGAG GGGAGCGTCTGGCCGCCCTGCTGGTCACCCGCGCGGCTGCCACTTTCCTCCTGGACCGCGGGGCGCAGGACACCCTCGGGGACCTGCACTGGGCCTTCAGGGAGAGCCCGGCGGGCGCGCGGCGGCAGCTGGAGACGCTGCTGTCGGCGGGGGACCGGGAGCGCCTGCGGGCGCTGGCCGAGGACGCGGCGGCCGCGGGCTTCTCGCGCTTCCAGGAGGCGGTGCGGCGGCGCCCCGAGCTGCGCCGGGACTCGGGCCGGGAGGTGCTGGCGCCCGTGGCCCGCGCGCTGCGCGTCCTGCTGCGCCTGGCCCCGCGCGCCTCGCGGCCGGCCCTGGGCGCCCGGCTGGCCGAGTGCCTGCTGCTGGGCGGGGACCCGGCGGGCGCGCGGGCCTGGTGCGAGCGGCTGCTGCGGCCCGGGAGGGGCGGCGGCCCGGCGGGGGAGCGCGCGGGCCTGCTGGCGCTGCGGGGCTTCTGCGCGCTCCACGCCGGGGACACGGGGCGCGCCCGCGAGGACTTCCAGGCGGTGGTGGCCCAGGGCCTTCCGCACCCCGGCGGCTGCGTGCGCGCCCTGTGCGGCCGCGGGCTGCTGCGCGTGCTGGACGGACGCGCCTTCCTGGGCACGCTGGACTATGTCACCGCCTGCCGCCTGCTGCCCGACGCCACGCTGCTCGCGGCCAAGGCGCTGGTGCCCTGGAACCAGCGGGGGCTGCTCCTGACGGTGCTGCGGGAGGAGGCCCGGGCCATGCTGCGGAGAGCGCCGCCCGCGGGGTGCCGGAGCCCAGATGCCCAGGAAGG GGATGCCCAGGGCGTGCTCGAGCTGGCCTCGCTGCTGCTAGAGCTGGACGTGGAGGACGAGGGATCACGGCTGCTGGTGGCCGATGCATTGTATGGCCTGGGCCGCCTAGAGGAGGCCCATAAGGCCCTTCTGCTGGCCCAGGCTCGCCGGCCCCTGGCAGCACCCGTGCTGGCCCGGTTGGCCCTGCTCCAGCTGAGGAGGGGCTTCAGCTACGACGCCCACCAG CTCGTGAAGAAGCTGGTGCAGTCGGGGCGCACGGCCTGCCTGCGGCCCACCCTGGACGTCTTCCGTCTCGAGGACCGGCAGCTGCTGCAGAGTCACTGCCACGCGCGGGCTCTCGCCACCCTGCGGGCACCGCCTGGCGCGACTCAGGAGCAGACTCGCCTCCGGGAGGCGGTGGCCTACCTGTCCCTGGCCATCTTCGCCGCTGGCGGGAGCTGCCCGCCGCCCCACGACGCCCAGGCCCCACAAG GGACTCAGGTCAGCGAGAGCCTCCTGGCCCGTGCCCACTGCTACGCACTCCTGGGCCAGAGGAAGACAGCACTGCTGGACTTCAACTCTGCGCTTCGGGCCGAGCCAGGGAGTGTGGCGGCCTTGTGTGGCCGCGGGGTCCTGCACCTGGGGCTAGGCCAGCAGCAG GAGGCGGTGGACGACATCCTCTGTGCCCTGAAGTTGGACCAGCGGGCCACAGTGCCTGAGCTCCGCTCCTTGAAGCCGGCGGCCCAGGCCCTCCTCACGCAGACCCTCTCCTCCTGCTGCCGTGCCCTCCTGTACCAAGGGCAGGCCCCAGGCACCCCGCTCAGCCCCGATGACCTCCACGGCCTCCAGGCTGCAGGGGAGGCATTGATCGCCCTGGACAGCACACGATGCAGCGGCCACATTCTCCTGGTGGACGTGCTCACCGCCTCGG GCAGCTACGAGGAGGCTGGTGCCCACCTGCAGGCGGCCCTGCACCCTTGCCCACCATCAGAGGCGGCCCGGGCCCGACGCGGTCTGCTCCAACTCAAGAAGGGAGACGTGGAGGCCGCCGCGAGGGACCTGCAGTGCCTGGCGGAGACTGACCCCGGCGACCTGGGCTTCCTGCTgaggctcctgagcacagaggagaaGCAGAGCCTTGCCCAG GCCGCAGTACAGGAAGCTGGCAGCCTGCTGCAGTCCGGCCAGCCTGGACGAGCACTGAGCCACTGCTCTCTCGCGGTGCTGGCCAGTGGGGCCCAAGCCGGGCACCTGCGTCTCCGAGCCGCCTGCCTGGCAGAGCTGCAAGACTTTGACCGAGCACTTGGGGACCTGGACCTGGTGCTCCAAGAAGGTTCCCGAGCCGGAGACACCTCCACACGGGCTGAAGACTTCTGCAACCAGGGGCGTGTGCTGCTTGGCCTGCGGGACGAGGTGGGGGCCGCGGGGGCTTTCTGCCAGGCCCTGCAGCTGGCGCCCCTGGAGGCCCAGAACAGCCTGGGGGAGCGGCCAGGCAGGGCCACCACCACCCGCCTGCTGCTAAACTGGGGACAGCAGTGCCTGGAGGAGCAGCGTTTGGCAGAGGCCTGGGCAGCGACAGAGGGCGGCCTAGCTGTGGACCCCACGCACCCCAGCCTCAAAGGCCTGAGAGCCAGGGTGCGGAGGGAGGCGACCTCGGGCTGTCGGCTCCACTGA